CGATTGATAACATACTCTGGCTTACCTTGGTCATACACCGTCTGATCCTTAAGGGCAACGATATTATGTGCATAGCGGCAAGCCAAATTAAGATCATGAAGTACCATTACAACCGTTCTTTTTCTCTTTTCATTAAGCTCGAATAGAAGATCAAGAATTTCAATTTGGTGTGTCATATCTAAATAGGTTGTTGGCTCATCTAAGAGAATAACATCGGTATCCTGTGCCAAGGTCATAGCAATCCATGCGCGCTGCCTCTGACCCCCTGAAAGAGAATCAACCGTTCGTTCTTTTAAGTCTTCTAGGCGGGTAGCTTTTAGCGCCGCATTAACCTTTTTCTCATCTTCCTCCGACCATTGTTTTAGCCATGATTGATGTGGATAACGGCCCTGTTTAACGAGTTGAAGCACCGTCAGCCCTTCAGGAGCAACCGGTGATTGAGGAAGTATCGCCATTTTTTTCGCTACTTCTTTCGTCGAAAGCTTAGCAATGGCTTCGCCATCCAAAGTAATGACACCGGATTTTGGCTTAAGAAGACGGGCGATTGAACGAAGGAGGGTTGATTTTCCGCAGCCATTAGCTCCAATAAAAACGGAAATTTCACCTTTAGGAATTATTAAATTTAATTCATCAATGATGAGTGTATCCCCGTATGAAAGTGATAAATTTTTCGTTTCAACCGCATTCATCATCTGCCCACTCCTTTTGTAATCAATCAAGTATATTGTTAATAAGGCTTGTTTATAGTTTATGATTTACAACCATTTAGTGGCTGTATTTATGTCTTATATAGTATTAATATTCTCTACAGTTCTAAGTTTATAATTAATTGATAATGATTGTCAATGAGTATGAAAATCATTTTCATTTGTATTTACTATTTTGTACACAAAATGTACTTTCGTTAAAAAAAAGAGAAGCCATTTCAAGGGAAATGACTTCTTTCTTGTGAAAACTAAGTGTTTCTAGTCTTAAATAATAGGTAGATAAAGTATGGTGCCCCAATACTTGCCGTAAAGACACCCGCCGGAATTTCTAATGGTGAAAATAGTGTTCGCCCAACTAAATCTGCAAGCATGACTAAAATTCCTCCCAGAAGTGCTGACACAGGCAGTAAAGCTCCAAAGGCAGAACCCACTAATCTCCTAGCCATGTGCGGTGCCATTAAGCCAACAAAACCGATACCGCCAGCGAAAGCTACCGAACCCCCAACCAAACCGGTACTTAGCAGCATTAATACAAAGCGTTGTTTTTGCACCCGTCCGCCAAGGCCAGTTGCTACTTCATCACCAAGTTCCTGAATGTTGATATTTCTTGCATAGATGAATGAAATGAAAACCAGTATGGTTATCCACGGTACAAGGGCACCAACATTTTTCCATGTTGACCCGTAGACTGTGCCCGTAATCCATATGTTTGCTTGGCTTGCTTGGTAAATAGGACCTAAAACCATCATAAAGGTGGTCAAAGCCTTCGTTAAGCTCATCAAACCAATACCAATCAAAATAAGTCTAATAGGCGAAACCCCATTTTTCCATGCCAAAATATAAACTAGAAAGGCTACGACAGCCGCACCGATAAAGGCCGCTAAGGGCAACCAATGAATACTAACGGTTAATACATGATTTTTATCACTAAAAATTGCCAAGAAACCTACAACCGCAACAGATGCTCCTCCAGTAATCCCTAAGATATCAGGAGATGCAAGCGGGTTTCGAATCATTCCTTGTAAAATCCCCCCTGCTACTGCCAGTCCCATCCCTGCCATTAATGCAACAATGATTCTTGGTAATCGGAAGGATTGAATGACAAGGGCCTCCATTTCAGATCCACCGCCGAAAAACACCTGCAGGACATTTATAGGGCTGATTTTCATTTCTCCTAATCCCGTACTAATAACAAAAACAGCTGCGGTTCCAAGTAACAATCCTATAAACACAAATAATGCTTTTTTATCTATTAAATAAGAAACTTTCCCTTGTTTGATTCTAAAGATTTTGTATTTACTCATCGCCCATTGAACCCCTTTCTAGCAATATAAATGAAAAATGGGGTTCCAATAATCGCCGTCATGACGCCAACTGGGACTTCTTGAGGCATTAAAATATATCGGGAGGCGATATCTGCAGCGAGTAAAAGCACTCCACCAAGAAGGCCGGAAAAAGGAATGACCCAGCGATGGTCAATTCCCACAATGGAACGGGTAAGATGTGGTACGACTATTCCAATAAATCCAATTGGTCCTGCAACAGCAACTGCCCCTCCTGATAGCAGGATGACAACGATCCCGATGATTATTTTTAACAGTGCTGTGTTTAATCCAAGACCTTTGGCAACATCCTCCCCCAAAGATAGGACATTCATTTTTGTTGCTATGACTAAAGAAGATACCCAGCCTACTACTAAATAGGGAAGGACAGCAATTAGATTCTCAAGGTTCCTTCCTGCTACTGAACCAGCAAGCCAAAATAATACTTGCTCCAAGGCTGCTTCATTTAAGACGAGTATTCCTTGTGTAAAGGAGGCAAATAATGCTGTCATTGCGGCTCCGGCAAGTGTTAGCTTCATGGGTGTTAACCCTTCCCTACCGACCGAGCCTATTGCATAGACACTTATTGCAGCTACAGCTGCACCAGCAAAGGATAACCAAGTAAATAGTTGAAGACTTCCTACACTAAAGACCGTAACGGCAATGACGACTGCAACT
This Neobacillus sp. YX16 DNA region includes the following protein-coding sequences:
- a CDS encoding iron ABC transporter permease; amino-acid sequence: MSKYKIFRIKQGKVSYLIDKKALFVFIGLLLGTAAVFVISTGLGEMKISPINVLQVFFGGGSEMEALVIQSFRLPRIIVALMAGMGLAVAGGILQGMIRNPLASPDILGITGGASVAVVGFLAIFSDKNHVLTVSIHWLPLAAFIGAAVVAFLVYILAWKNGVSPIRLILIGIGLMSLTKALTTFMMVLGPIYQASQANIWITGTVYGSTWKNVGALVPWITILVFISFIYARNINIQELGDEVATGLGGRVQKQRFVLMLLSTGLVGGSVAFAGGIGFVGLMAPHMARRLVGSAFGALLPVSALLGGILVMLADLVGRTLFSPLEIPAGVFTASIGAPYFIYLLFKTRNT
- a CDS encoding iron ABC transporter permease, translated to MLLKHTGQRWAGLLIAIIILLFLMSASIVYGYTDTTWKMAIEALTNFNGSNEHIVIQSVRIPRAFIAAAVGASLAISGVLMQTVTKNPLASPDIFGVNAGAGVAVVIAVTVFSVGSLQLFTWLSFAGAAVAAISVYAIGSVGREGLTPMKLTLAGAAMTALFASFTQGILVLNEAALEQVLFWLAGSVAGRNLENLIAVLPYLVVGWVSSLVIATKMNVLSLGEDVAKGLGLNTALLKIIIGIVVILLSGGAVAVAGPIGFIGIVVPHLTRSIVGIDHRWVIPFSGLLGGVLLLAADIASRYILMPQEVPVGVMTAIIGTPFFIYIARKGFNGR
- a CDS encoding ABC transporter ATP-binding protein, with translation MNAVETKNLSLSYGDTLIIDELNLIIPKGEISVFIGANGCGKSTLLRSIARLLKPKSGVITLDGEAIAKLSTKEVAKKMAILPQSPVAPEGLTVLQLVKQGRYPHQSWLKQWSEEDEKKVNAALKATRLEDLKERTVDSLSGGQRQRAWIAMTLAQDTDVILLDEPTTYLDMTHQIEILDLLFELNEKRKRTVVMVLHDLNLACRYAHNIVALKDQTVYDQGKPEYVINRSLVKNVFGMDCEVTMDPLFGTPLCIPYGKGRSILQKAAVSNG